TCGGTGGCCAGCGCGTTGTTCATGTCGGGAACGAGCTTGAGCGCCTTGACGATCGCGTACCCGAGCAGATGGGTGAAGCTCACCTTCCCGCCGCGGCTGCGGGCGAGATGGTTGTTGATGACGATGCGGTTGTCGATGAGCAGCTTCGCCGGCACCGAGCGGACGCTGGTCGCGGTCGGCACCTCCAGGCTCTGCTCCATGTTGGTGACGATGCGGGCGGCGACACCCTTCAACGGCACCTTCTCGTCCTCGGCGTCGACGGACTGGACCGGAGCAACGCCACCGTCACGGGAGATCGGGCGGGCGTTGGACAGCTCGTGCTGCTTGGGGTCGAGGGTCGGCACCCGGCCGGGGTTGCGGTCGGAGCGGGACTTCTCCGTCTTGGCCTGCGGAGCGGCGGACGGGTCGGCGTCGGCGGCCTTGGAATCGCCCGGCTGGACGTTTTCGGCGTTGCCCTCGGCGGACCGAGCCTTGTCCCTCTCGGAGCTGTTCGCGGAAGCGTCCTTCGACGGCTTCGCAGCGGCCTTCTCGCCGTTCTTGTCCGCAGTGTTCTCGGCGGTCTTCTCGGCGCTGCCGTTCGAGGAGCTCTTGGACGAGCCGTTGCTCGAGCCGGACTCGGCACTCGGTTCGTAGTCGGCGAAGAAACTCCACCAGGCCTTGTCGACCGAGTTCTTGTCCTGCAGGTACTGCTCGTAGAGCTCGTCGACCAACCACTCGTTGGGGCCGAAGCTTGCGAGCGGCTCGGAAGGCTGGGACACGCTGATGCGCCTCTTTCGTTTGTGTCGCCGATCGAATCGCCCGTGTGGGGTGACACACAGACAAACCCCAGCCTACGCCTGCAGGCTGGGGTTCGCCCGTGTGGGTCGAGTGCTGTTGCGTTGTGTCTCAGGCGACGTCGCGGCGGTTGGTCAACCACGTCCCGATGGCCACGAAGACGGCCGCGTAGAGCAGCAACATCAGCGTGCCCTGCCACCAGTTCAGCATCACGCTCTCGGGGTCGCCGTTGTACCCACCGAGGACCGCATTGGTGGCCTGACTCGGGAAGAACTTCACCACGTCGCGGCCACCGTCGATCAGTGTGCCGACCACCGACAGGATCGGTTCGAGGATGAACGCGATGCCGACGCCGACCAGGATCGCGGCGACCTGGTTAGGGATCATCACGCCCAGGCCGAGTCCGATGAGCGCCCAGAGGCCGAGTACGAGCAGCACCAGCAGGAGCGAACGGGTGAGCGTGCCTGCTTCGGGGAACGCCTGCATCCCACGCGCCGACAGGATCGTCGCGCCGGTGATGACCGATCCGGCGAGGAACACCAGGCCGTACAGCACACCGAAACCGAGCAGCGCGATCACCTTCGAGGCGATCATGACCGGACGTCGTGGTTCGGCCAACAGCGTGCCGGTGATCGTCTTGTGCCGATACTCCGAGCCGATCGTCATGATGCCGATGACCATCAGGAACACGTATCCGAAGCCGACACCGCTGGTATAGGTGTTGATCGCGATCTGCAGGGGTGTGAACGTCGGCATCCCTTCCTGATCGGAGTCGGTCTGGGAGATCGAGCCGAACAGCAACGCGAACAGCGCCCCGCACAGGAACAACGCGATCGCCATCCCCCACCACAGGCGGGTCGTCATCAGTTTCTGGATCTCTGCCTTGATCGCGCGGCCCATCAGCGCACGCCCCCTTCTGTCGGAGCCTGGTCCTGCGGTGCGCCGGCCCCCGTTTCGGGGCCGGGCGCGTCACCCAGGTTGCGGTTGCGCGCGGTGCCCTGGCTGGTGAGTTCGAAGAACAGTGCTTCGAGGTCGGCGCGCTGACGGGCGAGTTCGTGCACCGGCACGCGTGCCTGGAACGCGACGTCACCGACCGCGGCGGGGTTGTCGCTGTAGGCCACCACGATCCCCGCCTCCTCGCCGGGCTCGACCCGGAAACCGGACGCGGTGAGCGCCTCGGCCAGTTCACGGGCGCCGGGCGTGCGCACGCGCACCTTCGGTTCGCCGCGTAGTTCGTCGATCTGCCCCTGGCGGATCAGCTTGCCGTTGGCCAGGATGATCACGTCGTCCACCGTCTGTTCGACCTCGGACAGCAGGTGGCTGGAGACCAGGATGGTCTTGCCCTCGGCCGCCAGGTGGCGCAGGAACCCGCGCAGCCAGCGGATGCCCTCGGGATCCAGACCGTTCGCCGGCTCGTCCAGCACCAGGATGTCCGGGTCGCCGAGCAGTGCGCCGGCCAGTCCGAGCCGCTGACGCATACCCATCGAGTAGCCGCCGGCGCGTTTCTTCGCAGCCGCCGGGATGCCGACGAGTTCGAGGAGTTCATCGGCGCGGCTCTTCGGCAGGCCGGCGGACGTGGCGAGCACACGTAGGTGATCGCGTCCGGTGCGTCCGGGGTGGAAGTTCGTGGCCTCGAGTGCCGAGCCGACGGTGCGCAGCGGGTCGGCGAGCTTGACGTACGGGACGCCGCCGATGGTGGAGCCGCCGGACGTCGGCCGGATGAGCCCCAGGATCATGCGGAGCGTCGTGGTCTTGCCGGCGCCGTTCGGCCCGAGGAAGCCGGTGATCCGGCCCGGTTCGACGTTGAAGGACAGGTCGTCAACGGCCCGGAAGCCCTTGAACGACTTGGTGAGGTTGTGCACCTCGATGCGTCCGCGTCCGGCTTTCGGCGCAGCGCTGGCTGGTGGAGCTGACACGTGGGGACCCCTGTCGACGCGTACCTGAACAGGACCCATCCCATCATCCGCTCGGGTGAGTCCGACCAACAGCCCCGCGGCCGTCCCGCGACGGCACTGCGGCGAGACGACGAACGCCCCACGTCCGAGGGGACGTGGGGCGTTCGATCGCAGACTTCAGCCCTTGGCCATGCCGTCCTTGATCAGGTTCATCACCGAGGAGTCGGCGAGCGTGGTGACGTCGCCCACCTCGCGGTTCTCGGCGACGTCCTTGAGCAGACGGCGCATGATCTTGCCCGAGCGGGTCTTGGGCAGTTCGGGAACGACCAGGATCTGCCGAGGCTTGGCGATCGGACCGATCTCCTTGGCGACATGGTTGCGCAGTTCCTGCACGGTGTCGTCGCCGTCGTCCTCGAAGCCTTCGCGCAGGATGACGAACGCGCACACGGCCTGGCCGGTGGTCTCGTCCGTGGCTCCCACCACCGCGGCTTCGGCCACGGATTCGTGTGACACCAGGGCGGATTCGATCTCCGCGGTCGACAGTCGGTGACCCGAGACGTTCATGACGTCGTCGACGCGGCCGAGCAGCCAGATGTTGCCGTCGGCGTCGTACTTGGCGCCGTCACCGGCGAAGTAGTACTTCTCACCGAACCGGCTCCAGTAGGTGTCGCGGTAGCGCTGGTCGTCGCCCCAGATGGTGCGCAGCATCGCGGGCCACGGCTTGGTGAGCACCAGGTAGCCGACCTTCTCCGGTTCGGTGAACGGCTCACCCATGTCGTCCAGGATCTCGGCCGCGATGCCGGGAATCGGCCTCTGCGCCGAACCCGGCTCCAGAGTGGTCAGTCCGGGCAACGGCGAGATCATGATGCCGCCGGTCTCGGTCTGCCACCAGGTATCGACGATCGGCGCCTTACCGCCACCGATGTTCTCGCGGTACCACCGCCACGCCTCGGGGTTGATCGGTTCGCCGACCGAACCCAGCAGGCGGATGGACGACAGGTCGAACTTCGCCGGGATGTCGTTGCCCCACTTCATGAACGTGCGGATCGCGGTGGGTGCCGTGTAGAGGATCGTGACGCCGTACTTCTGCACGATCTCCCACCAACGACCCTGGTGCGGAGTGTCGGGGGTGCCCTCGTAGAGCACCTGCGTGGCGCCGTTCGCCAGCGGTCCGTAGACGATGTAGGAGTGGCCGGTGACCCAGCCGACATCGGCGGTGCACCAGTACACGTCGGTCTCGGGGTGCACGTCGTGCACGATCGAGTTCGTGTACGCGGCCTGCGTCAGGTAACCGCCGGACGTGTGCAGGATGCCCTTCGGCTTACCGGTCGTGCCCGAGGTGTACAGGATGAACAGCGGGTGTTCGGCGTCCATCGGCTCGGCGGTGTGCTCGTCGGACTGGCGGTCGACCACGTCGTGCCACCACAGGTCGAGGTCGTCGTTCCAGGCCACCTCACCCTTGGTCCGCTGCACGACGAGGACGTGCTTGACCGGGTGATCGCCCTTGGTGAGCGACTCGTCGACGGCAGCCTTGAGCGGTGCGGGCTTGCCGCGGCGCCACTGACCGTCGGTGGTGACCACGACGGACGCGTCCGCGTCGACGATGCGGGTGTGCAGCGCGTCGGCGGAGAAGCCACCGAAGATCACCGAGTGCGGTGCGCCGAGTCGAGCGCACGCGAGCATCGTGAAGATCGTTTCGGGGATCATCGGCATGTAGATCGCGACCCGATCGCCCTTATTGATCCCCAACTCCTGCAACGCATTTGCCGTCTTGGAGACCTCACGCTGCAGGTCGGCGTAGGTGATCGTGCGGGTGTCGCCCTGGTCACCCTCGAAGTGGATGGCGACGCGTTCGCCGTTGCCCGCCTCGACGTGGCGGTCGACGCAATTGTGGGCGACGTTGAGCTGACCGTCGGCGAACCACTTGGCGAACGGAGCGTTGCTCCAGTCGAGGGTCTGTGTGAAGGGCTTGGCCCAGGTGATGCGCTCGCGGGCCTGGTCGGCCCAGAAACCCTCGAAGTCGGCGTCGGCCTGCTCGAACAGTTCTGCCTTGCCGTTGGCCGCAGCAGCGAAGTCCGGGTCGGGTGCGTAGCTGGTCTCGCTCAAAATCCTCATCCTCATCGACGAATTGGGCGGTGGGGGTGGTGTGGCCGCCCGGGTGCTGTGCGGGGTGTGGGGTGCGCCGTGACGCACCCCACACCCAGCTTCCTAGTGATCGATCGCCTCGGCAACCCCGTGTCCGGTCAGGGAACGGACCTCCATCTCGGCGTACTTGGCAGCGTTGAACTCCTTGCTGGTGACGCTGCCGAGCCAGCCGAGGAAGAACCCGACCGGGATCGAGACGATGCCCGGGTTGTCCAGCGGGAACCAGTGGAAGTCGATGTCCGCCGGGAGCATGGACAGCGTCTTGCCCGTCTTCGGATCCGCGCCCTTACCGCTGACGACCGGGCTGAAGATGATCAGGCCGATCGCGGTGATCAGACCGCCGTAGATGCTCCACACCGCGCCGCGGGTGTTGAACCGCTTCCAGAAGAGCGAGTAGAGGATCGTCGGCAGATTCGCGCTGGCCGCGACGGCGAACGCGAGGGCCACCAGGAACGCGATGTTCTGGTCCTTGGCGAGCATGCCACCGCCGATCGCGATGACGCCACCGACGACCGCGGCGATGCGGGCGACCTTGACCTCCGACTCCTGCGTCGCCTTGCCGTGCTTGATCACCTGGTTGTAGATGTCGTGCGCGAAGGTGGCGCTGGTGGTGATCGTCAGGCCAGCGACCACGGCGAGGATCGTCGCGAACGCGATGCCGGACACGATGCCCAGCAGCGGGGAGCCGCCGAGTTCGAATGCGAGCAGGGGGGCCGCTGCGTTGGCCTTTCCGGGAGCGGCGTTGATCTTGTCCGGTCCGACGAGGGCGCCGGCGCCGTAGCCGATGACCAGGGTCAGCAGGTAGAAGGCACCGATGAGCCAGATGGCCCACTCGACCGACTTGCGTGCCTGCTTGCTGGTGGGCACCGTGTAGAAGCGTTGCAGCACGTGCGGCAGACCCGCGGTGCCGAGCACCAGAGCCAGGGCGAGCGAGACGAAGTCGAGCTTGGTCGTGGAGTCCTTGCCGTACTTCAGGCCCGGCGACAGGAGTTTCTCCCCGGCCTTCGGGTTCTCGTTGACCGCGGCCTCGAAGAGCTTGCTGATGTTGAAGCCGTACTTGCCGAGCACCCAGACCGTCATGATGAAGGTCGCCGCGATGAGCAGGACGGCCTTGATCATCTGCACCCAGGTGGTGCCCTTCATGCCGCCGATCATCACGTAGAGCACCATGATGACGCCGACGACGGCGATGACGAGGTTCTGCGCGGTCTCGCCGCTCACACCGAGCAGCAGCGACACCAGGCCACCGGCTCCGGCCATCTGGGCGAGCAGGTAGAAGAACGACACGGCCAGCGCGGACGTCGCAGCGGCCATGCGTACCGGGCGCTGCTTCAGGCGGTACGACAGCACGTCGGCCATCGTGAAGCGTCCGGTGTTGCGCATCAGTTCGGCGACCAGCAGCAGGGCGACGAGCCAGGCGACCAGGAAGCCGATCGAGTACAGGAAGCCGTCGTAGCCCTGCAACACGATGGCGCCGGCGATACCGAGGAACGAGGCCGCCGAGAGGTAGTCACCGGCGATCGCGATGCCGTTCTGCTTGCCGGAGAACGAGGCGCCACCGGTGTACATCTGGCCCGCGGTCTTGGTGCCGGACGCGACCTTGACCACGATCGTCAACGTGACCAGGACGAAGACGGCGAAGATCGCGATGTTCAGGACGGGGCTGCCGACCTGGTCGGCCGCGGCGAGACTGATCAGTTGAGTGCCCATCAGAAGTCCTTGTCGCCGGCGAGGCGGGCACCGATGGCGTCGGCGCGCGGGTCGAACTCACGGTTGGCCCAGCGGGCGTACATGAACGTGATGGCGAACGTCGTCACGAACTGTCCCAGGCCCATCAGGATGCCGATGTTGATGTTGCCGATCACCTTCGTGCCCATGAATCCGGGCGCGTAGATCGACAGCAGGACGAACAGGAAGTACCACGCCAGGAAGAAGGCCGTGACGGGGAAGACGAATGCGCGGAACTTCTTGCGAAGTTCGGCGAACTCGGGGGACTGCTGGACCGCGATGAAGCGATCGTCGACCTTCGGAGCACCGTCGTTGCTCACCGAGTCACCTCCGGTTTCGGGTATGGACTGCCACACGGGGAACCGTGTGATCGGTGTCACATACTTTCTTCCTGCGGGTTCCGGTTCGCCACCGCTTCCGGGCGTGCTGCGCCGGACGGGTCGCACGGTTCGGCGTGCGGAATCGACTCGTGCGGCGAGCGGTTCGGGTGCTGCGCCGAACGGCGGGACGCTTTCGTCAGTCGGCGACGGCTTCGGGCACGTGCAACCTGGCCATGATGCGTCCGGTCGAGGCCGGGACGCTGTTCGGCGTGGCGAGCGAGACGACGACCATCACGAACACCGCGAGGGGCGTCGTCCACGCCGCCGGTGCGGTCAGCAACTGTCGCGCGAGACCCTCGGTCCCGACGCCTCCGGCCAGCACCACTGCGGCGCAGGCGCCCGTCGTGAAGCCGCCGGTGAGCACTCCGGCGATCGCGCCGGCGCGGGAGAGGCTGCGCCACCACACACCGAGCACCACCAGCGGCGCGAAGGTGGCGGCCGCGATCGCGAATGCGTAACCGACGACCATCGAGATGCCGAACGGGCTACGCAGGACCGCGGCGGTGAACGGCACGAGCATCGCGAACATCACTGCGAAACGGAAGGATTGACTCGGCTTCACGCTGGGGTGACGGCGACGCACCAACGGTCGGACGATGTCCTGATCGAGGACGCCGGCGACCGCCATCAGCAGGCCGCTCGCGGTGGACAGGAATGCAGCGAACGCTCCCGCGGCAAGCAGGGCCGACAACAGATCGCCGACGCCGCCGGGCAGGACGGCGCCGGGCAGCCGGAGCACCATCGTGTCCCGCATCCCAGGTGCGTCGCCAGGCAGGTAGATGCGTCCGAGCCAGCCGTAGATCGGCGGCCAGACGTAGAACATGCCCAGCAGGGCAAGCACCGCCACGGTCGTTCGGCGGGCCTCCCGGCCGGTCGCATTGGTGTAGAAGCGCACGACGACGTGGGGCAGACCCATGCTGCCCAGGCACAACGCGATCAGCAGGCTGTAGGTCGCGTAGAGGTTGTCGGTGTTCGCGGACGCGGTGAGCGGGTCCCACCAGTCGGTGCCGGCAGGCGCCGAGGGACGGTCGTCGCGCAGCCACACGCCGAGCATCACGAACGCGGGGACGACAAGCGCAGTCAGTTTGAGCCAGTACTGAGCCGCCTGGACGAGCGTGACCGACCGCATCCCGGCGAGCGCGACATTGAACGTGACGAGCACGGTGACCAGGGTGCTGCCGACCCAGCGGGGCCATCCGGTGACGTGGTTGAGCACCAGGCCCGCGCCCTGGAGTTGGGGGATGAGGTAGAGCCAGCCGATGCCGACCACGAACACTGAGCAGACCCTGCGCGCGGCCTTCGACTCCAGTCGCAGCTGAGCGAAGTCGGGCAGTGTGTACGCCCCACTGCGACGCAGCGGTGCAGCGACGAGGACGAGCAGGACGAGGTAGCCGATGGTGTAACCGACGGGGAGCCACAGCGTGTCCAGGCCGTTGTCGTACATCAGCGCTGCGACACCGAGGAAGCTTGCCGCAGAAAGGTATTCACCACCGATGGCACTCGCGTTGCGCCAGGGGGAGACCGTTCGCCCGGCGACGTAGAAGTCGCTGGTGCCGCGGGTGAACCGCAATCCGACCAGGCCGAGACCGGAGGTGAGTACGCAGACCGTCGCGATCGCGACGAGCGACCAGGTGGAGGTCACCGCCTGCTCACCGGTCGGGTCACCATCGTCGTGAACTCCAGCTCCAACCGCTCCGATGCGCGGACGTACTGGCGGGCGATCAGCACCGCCGCGGGGTAGACGAGCACACCGAGCACCCACCAGGCGAACGGCACCCCGGCGAACGTGACATGCCGGGTTGCCGGCACGAAGTGGAACAGCAACGGCAGGCCGCCGAGACTGACGATTCCCACGGCGAGGACTCGCAATGCGAGCCGCAGTTGGGCACGCATCAAGCCCTCGACGTACACCTCACCGAGTTCGGTCTGCGAGTTGATCTCGTCGCGCAGGCTCTGGCCGGCCGGGTTGCCGGTCGGCGCGCGGGAACTGGTGATGCGGACGCGTGGCGCCGCGTGCTCCATCAGATCTCTCCACGCTGCAACAGGTGCTGCCGCAGTTCGCGGGTGTGCCGGCGGCTGACCTGCAGTGAGGTGCCGTCGACGGTGACCGAGCAGCGCCCGTCGTCCATGTGCAGCTCGGACACGAAGCGGGTACAGACGAGCGTGGAGCGGTGGATACGGACAAATCCTGCTGCGGCCCAACGCTCCTCGAGTGTGTTCAGCGGGATCCGGACGAGGTGGGTGCCGTCCGGTGTGTGCAGTTCGGCGTAGTCGCCCATCGCCTGGACGTACCGGACGTCGGAACGCAGGATGAAACGCGTGACACCGCCGCGTTCGACGGGGATGCGTTCGCCCTCGGGTTCGGCCTGAGCTGCGGTGGCTCCGACGCATTTGCCGACCGCCTGTGCGAGACGTTCAGGTCTGACCGGTTTCATCACGTAGTCGACGACGTCGATCGCGAAGGCGTCGACGGCGTACTCGTCGTAGGCGGTCACCAGGACCACCTGCGGGCGCTGCGGCAGCCGGGCGATGACGCGGGCCAGTTGCATGCCGTCCAGGCCCGGCATGTTGATGTCGCTGAACACGACGTCCACGGGGGTGAAGTCGAGCAGGTCGAGTACTTCGCCGCCGCTGGCCGCCTGCAGGACCGTGCCGATGCGCTCGTCCTGGTCGAGCAGCCAGGCGAGTTCCGACCGGGTAGGTGCCTCGTCGTCGACGACGAGCACGGACAGGGGTGCTGCGGACATGGGGTAAACCTAGGCCTCGGGCGCGAATTTGGGCACCCTGAAACTCACCTTCATGCCTGAGCCGCGAGCTGTCTCGATGACGAGGCCATGGTCGTCCCCGTAGGTCTGTCGCAGGCGCGCGTCGACGTTGCCCAGTCCGACCGACCCGCTGCGCCCGTGCCCGTCGAGCACCTGCCTGATGCGTTCGGGTTCGGCTCCGACACCGTCGTCCTCGACGCTGATCTCTGCTTCAGGCCCGATGTCCCGAACGGTGAGCGTGACCGTGCCGGTGCCCGCCTTCGGGGCCAGGCCGTGCCGGACGGCGTTCTCGACCAGCGGTTGGATGGCCAGGTAGGGCACACGGACCGCGAGCACCTCGGGCGCGACCTTCATCCGCAGTTGCAGGCGCTCGCCGAAGCGAGCTTGTTCGAGCACGAGGTAGCGCTCGACGTTGCGCATCTCCTCGGCGAGCGTGGCGGTCGCGCCGCCCTGGCGCAGGGCGTAGCGGGTGAAGTCGGCGAACTCCAGCAGCAGTTCGCGGGCGCGGTCGGGGTCGGTGCGCACGAACGAGGCGATCGCGCCGAGGCTGTTGTAGATGAAGTGGGGGCTGATCTGGGCCCGGAGGGCCCGCAGTTCGGCTTCCATGGCGCGGGTGCGGTCGGCCGAGAGGTCGGCGAGCTCGACCTGGGTCGCGATCCAGCCGGCGACCTCCTCGGTGGCCCGGGCCAGCCCGGCGCTCGGCTGTTCGCCGCACGCGACCAACTGCCCGACGACGGTGTCGCGCACCCGGATCGGGGCCAGAACCGCCGTTCGCACCGGACAGTCCGGGTCGTCGCAGTCGAGGGTCGTGATGACCGCGACCTTGCCGTCACCGAGGTGCTCGGCCGCGGCTTCGTGCACCTCGGCCCGGTGGTGGTCGCCGACACCGTCCCACGCCAGGACCTCTCGGCTGCCGGTGAGCGCGAGGGCGGGCGTGGCCAGGAGTTCGCGCAGGTGAGGGAGTGCCCGTCGGGCCGTCTCCTGGTCGAGTCCGTCACCGAGGTGCCGTCCGGCGAGGGACGCCGTGTGCAGGGTTTCGTACGTCGCCCGGTCGCGTTCACTGACGAAACCTCGTTGCAGATTGCGGCGGCGCAGCACCTGCCACAGCAACAGGATCACCAGCGCAGCACCGATCGCGAGGACGATCGTCACGGGCTCCGGGCTGGTCATTCGGCGAGCGTAGGCGCCGAGCAGCGTCCGAGGGCGGATATCCCCGCGACATGCGAACGGCCACCGCCTGCGGCGCAGTCGGTGGCCGTTCGAGAAAGCGCCCCCTGCAGGATTCGAACCTGCGCTCCCGCCTCCGGAGGGCGGTGCTCTATCCCCTGAGCTAAGGGGGCCCAGCAGCCGCCAACCGTATCAGCAGCAACGAGAATCCCTCGCATCGGTGCCGTTCCGAAGAGAGCCGGCGGCGAATCATGGCGATGTTCGGTGGTGAGGTCTTGGACGACACGGAAGACGCCGTCCGGCCACACGAATCATTGACCTGGATGAACCTGCCCGAGGGCATGGTCCGGTTGATCGCGGACCTGTCACCATTACAAGAACGCCTCGGCTGCTTGACGGATCCGATGTCATTGGCCGGCGTAGCGGTCGATGACGATCGCGGCCCAACGCAATTGCCCGGTCGGTTCGCACCGTCCACTTTCTGAGTGATCCCGCGAGCCGGCTGCGCCCATCGGTAGCGTTGGCGCCGATGAACGCAGCTCAGACTCCGGTCTTCTCCCGCAACACCACCCGCACCCAGGACGGGTCGTTCGCCGTCGCCGGACGCGACGTCCGTGACCTCGCTCGAGACTTCGGCACACCCGCCTACCTCGTCGATGTCGATGACGCGCGCTCGCGCGCTCGGGAGTACCGGGACGAGTTCGCCCGAGCCTTCCGCGGCATCGGCACCGAATGCGACGTGTACTACGCCGGCAAGGCGTTCCTCTCGGTCGCCATGGCGAAGTTGGTGCACGTGGAAGGTCTGCGACTGGACGTGTGCAGCGGCGGCGAACTCGCGGTCGCGGTCCGGGCAGGAGTGCCCGGCGAGTTGATCGGCGTGCACGGCAACAACAAGTCGGTGCACGAGATCGACGCAGCCCTGGCGTACGGCGTCGGACGCATCGTCGTCGATTCCTTCGAGGAGATCGAACGGGTCGCGGACGCGGCCGCCCGAATCGGCGTGATTGCGAAGGTGATGCTGCGGGTGAAGACCGGCGTCGAAGCCCACACCCACGAGTTCATCGCCACCGCTCACGAGGACCAGAAGTTCGGGTTCAGCATCGAAGGCCAAGTGGCCGAGGCGGTCCGGAAAGTTCTGGCACGTGACGAGCTCCGACTGCTCGGTTTCCACTCCCACATCGGCTCCCAGATCTTCGAGTCGGACGGTTTCGCGGTTGCCGCCGAAAGGCTGATCGGGCTGCAGCTAGCGGTCGCGAAGGAGCACGGCGTCACGCTTCCCGAACTCGACCTCGGCGGCGGGTTCGGCATCGCCTACCTGCCGAGTGATGTTCCGCTCGCGCCGTCGGTCATGGCCGACCAATTGGCTTCCATCGTCCAGAAAGCTTGTGTCGCAGCCGGAACCGAGGTTCCGCGTATCTCGATCGAGCCGGGCCGGTCGATCATCGGTCCGGCCGGTATGACGCTGTACACGGTCGGCACCGTGAAGCAGGTCGTCGTCGACGACCAACTCACCCGCACCTACGTCGCGGTCGACGGTGGCATGAGCGACAACGCACGTCCGGTGCTCTACGACGCCGAGTACCACTGCGAGATCGCCGGCCGGCATGCCGAAGCGACTGCTCAGAGCCGGGTGGTCGGCAAACACTGCGAGTCGGGCGACATCGTCGTGCGAGATGTGTTGCTGCCGAGCGATATTCGCGCGGATGACCTGGTGCTGGTGGCTGCGACCGGCGCCTACTGCCGTTCGCTGGCGAGCACCTATAACCACGTGCCGCGTCCGCCGGTCATTGCGGTCGATGAGGCGGGTGCGCGGCCGTGGGTGCGCCGCGAGACCATTGAGGACCTGTTGTTGCTGGAGAGTGAGTAGTCAGATGTCGGAGTCGGTGCGGATCGCGCTGCTCGGTTGTGGAGTCGTCGGGGGAGCAGTCGCCCGCCGGTTGTCGGAGGCGAAGGACGAGTTCGCTGCTCGAGTGGGTCGCCCGTTGGAGATCGTCGGGGTCGCCGTGCGCGACACCGGAAAGGACCGTTCCGAAACCGGCCTGGACGCCTCCTTGTTCACCACCGACGCCGAGACGTTGGTGACCGAGGCCGACCTGGTGATCGAGCTCATGGGT
This is a stretch of genomic DNA from Yimella lutea. It encodes these proteins:
- a CDS encoding DUF485 domain-containing protein, whose amino-acid sequence is MSNDGAPKVDDRFIAVQQSPEFAELRKKFRAFVFPVTAFFLAWYFLFVLLSIYAPGFMGTKVIGNINIGILMGLGQFVTTFAITFMYARWANREFDPRADAIGARLAGDKDF
- a CDS encoding cation acetate symporter translates to MTSTWSLVAIATVCVLTSGLGLVGLRFTRGTSDFYVAGRTVSPWRNASAIGGEYLSAASFLGVAALMYDNGLDTLWLPVGYTIGYLVLLVLVAAPLRRSGAYTLPDFAQLRLESKAARRVCSVFVVGIGWLYLIPQLQGAGLVLNHVTGWPRWVGSTLVTVLVTFNVALAGMRSVTLVQAAQYWLKLTALVVPAFVMLGVWLRDDRPSAPAGTDWWDPLTASANTDNLYATYSLLIALCLGSMGLPHVVVRFYTNATGREARRTTVAVLALLGMFYVWPPIYGWLGRIYLPGDAPGMRDTMVLRLPGAVLPGGVGDLLSALLAAGAFAAFLSTASGLLMAVAGVLDQDIVRPLVRRRHPSVKPSQSFRFAVMFAMLVPFTAAVLRSPFGISMVVGYAFAIAAATFAPLVVLGVWWRSLSRAGAIAGVLTGGFTTGACAAVVLAGGVGTEGLARQLLTAPAAWTTPLAVFVMVVVSLATPNSVPASTGRIMARLHVPEAVAD
- a CDS encoding ABC transporter permease, whose translation is MGRAIKAEIQKLMTTRLWWGMAIALFLCGALFALLFGSISQTDSDQEGMPTFTPLQIAINTYTSGVGFGYVFLMVIGIMTIGSEYRHKTITGTLLAEPRRPVMIASKVIALLGFGVLYGLVFLAGSVITGATILSARGMQAFPEAGTLTRSLLLVLLVLGLWALIGLGLGVMIPNQVAAILVGVGIAFILEPILSVVGTLIDGGRDVVKFFPSQATNAVLGGYNGDPESVMLNWWQGTLMLLLYAAVFVAIGTWLTNRRDVA
- a CDS encoding solute symporter family protein encodes the protein MGTQLISLAAADQVGSPVLNIAIFAVFVLVTLTIVVKVASGTKTAGQMYTGGASFSGKQNGIAIAGDYLSAASFLGIAGAIVLQGYDGFLYSIGFLVAWLVALLLVAELMRNTGRFTMADVLSYRLKQRPVRMAAATSALAVSFFYLLAQMAGAGGLVSLLLGVSGETAQNLVIAVVGVIMVLYVMIGGMKGTTWVQMIKAVLLIAATFIMTVWVLGKYGFNISKLFEAAVNENPKAGEKLLSPGLKYGKDSTTKLDFVSLALALVLGTAGLPHVLQRFYTVPTSKQARKSVEWAIWLIGAFYLLTLVIGYGAGALVGPDKINAAPGKANAAAPLLAFELGGSPLLGIVSGIAFATILAVVAGLTITTSATFAHDIYNQVIKHGKATQESEVKVARIAAVVGGVIAIGGGMLAKDQNIAFLVALAFAVAASANLPTILYSLFWKRFNTRGAVWSIYGGLITAIGLIIFSPVVSGKGADPKTGKTLSMLPADIDFHWFPLDNPGIVSIPVGFFLGWLGSVTSKEFNAAKYAEMEVRSLTGHGVAEAIDH
- a CDS encoding ABC transporter ATP-binding protein, which encodes MSAPPASAAPKAGRGRIEVHNLTKSFKGFRAVDDLSFNVEPGRITGFLGPNGAGKTTTLRMILGLIRPTSGGSTIGGVPYVKLADPLRTVGSALEATNFHPGRTGRDHLRVLATSAGLPKSRADELLELVGIPAAAKKRAGGYSMGMRQRLGLAGALLGDPDILVLDEPANGLDPEGIRWLRGFLRHLAAEGKTILVSSHLLSEVEQTVDDVIILANGKLIRQGQIDELRGEPKVRVRTPGARELAEALTASGFRVEPGEEAGIVVAYSDNPAAVGDVAFQARVPVHELARQRADLEALFFELTSQGTARNRNLGDAPGPETGAGAPQDQAPTEGGVR
- the acs gene encoding acetate--CoA ligase, whose amino-acid sequence is MRILSETSYAPDPDFAAAANGKAELFEQADADFEGFWADQARERITWAKPFTQTLDWSNAPFAKWFADGQLNVAHNCVDRHVEAGNGERVAIHFEGDQGDTRTITYADLQREVSKTANALQELGINKGDRVAIYMPMIPETIFTMLACARLGAPHSVIFGGFSADALHTRIVDADASVVVTTDGQWRRGKPAPLKAAVDESLTKGDHPVKHVLVVQRTKGEVAWNDDLDLWWHDVVDRQSDEHTAEPMDAEHPLFILYTSGTTGKPKGILHTSGGYLTQAAYTNSIVHDVHPETDVYWCTADVGWVTGHSYIVYGPLANGATQVLYEGTPDTPHQGRWWEIVQKYGVTILYTAPTAIRTFMKWGNDIPAKFDLSSIRLLGSVGEPINPEAWRWYRENIGGGKAPIVDTWWQTETGGIMISPLPGLTTLEPGSAQRPIPGIAAEILDDMGEPFTEPEKVGYLVLTKPWPAMLRTIWGDDQRYRDTYWSRFGEKYYFAGDGAKYDADGNIWLLGRVDDVMNVSGHRLSTAEIESALVSHESVAEAAVVGATDETTGQAVCAFVILREGFEDDGDDTVQELRNHVAKEIGPIAKPRQILVVPELPKTRSGKIMRRLLKDVAENREVGDVTTLADSSVMNLIKDGMAKG
- a CDS encoding LytR/AlgR family response regulator transcription factor, which gives rise to MSAAPLSVLVVDDEAPTRSELAWLLDQDERIGTVLQAASGGEVLDLLDFTPVDVVFSDINMPGLDGMQLARVIARLPQRPQVVLVTAYDEYAVDAFAIDVVDYVMKPVRPERLAQAVGKCVGATAAQAEPEGERIPVERGGVTRFILRSDVRYVQAMGDYAELHTPDGTHLVRIPLNTLEERWAAAGFVRIHRSTLVCTRFVSELHMDDGRCSVTVDGTSLQVSRRHTRELRQHLLQRGEI